A region from the Trachemys scripta elegans isolate TJP31775 chromosome 22, CAS_Tse_1.0, whole genome shotgun sequence genome encodes:
- the HAPLN4 gene encoding hyaluronan and proteoglycan link protein 4 gives MTQPVCRATTLLLLIAVLSSPPALSERGRKKVVHVSEDESGAVVVQTAPGKVVTHRGGTIILPCRYHYDVSAHDPAEIRLKWTKVMDPMSFVDVFVAMGKERRAFGSYRRRTALQEDGAEDASLIIRNVTLQDYGRYECEVTDELEDDTGMVKLDLEGVIFPYHPRLGRYTLNFHEAQEACLAQDGILASYDQLHKAWLEGMDWCNAGWLEDGSVQYPISRPRDECGRKDTPVGVRTYGYRHKDDERYDAFCFTSNLNGKVYFLKTYRKLSYPEALQACKKNGAKVAKVGQLYAAWKIQLLDKCEAGWVEDGSIRYPIVNPRARCGGQEPGVRNLGFPDKKYKLFGVYCYKKASEGSAKKASEGSPKKAGEGSPKKASEGSPKKASEEPGKGRPLQV, from the exons ATG ACGCAGCCCGTGTGCCGTGCCACCACCCTGCTGCTTCTCATCGCCGTCCTCTCCTCCCCGCCGGCGCTCAGCGAGAGGGGGCGCAAGAAGGTAGTCCACGTGTCAG AGGATGAGAGCGGGGCCGTGGTCGTCCAGACGGCGCCAGGGAAGGTGGTCACCCACCGGGGCGGGACCATCATCCTCCCCTGCCGGTACCACTATGACGTATCAGCCCACGACCCTGCCGAGATCCGCCTCAAGTGGACCAAAGTGATGGACCCGATGTCTTTCGTGGACGTCTTCGTGGCCATGGGGAAGGAGCGCAGGGCCTTTGGGAGTTACCGGAGGCGCACGGCGCTGCAGGAGGATGGGGCAGAGGACGCCTCCCTCATCATCCGCAACGTCACCCTGCAAGATTACGGGCGGTATGAGTGCGAGGTCACCGATGAGCTGGAGGACGACACGGGCATGGTGAAGCTGGATCTGGAAG GAGTGATCTTCCCGTACCACCCGCGCCTCGGCCGCTACACCCTCAACTTCCACGAGGCCCAGGAGGCGTGTCTGGCCCAGGACGGCATCCTGGCCTCCTACGACCAGCTGCACAAGGCCTGGCTGGAGGGCATGGACTGGTGCAACGCCGGCTGGCTGGAGGACGGCTCCGTGCAGTACCCCATCTCCAGGCCCCGAGACGAGTGCGGCCGCAAAGACACCCCAGTCGGGGTCAGGACCTACGGGTACCGGCACAAGGACGACGAGCGCTACGACGCCTTCTGCTTCACGTCCAACCTGAACG gcAAAGTCTACTTCCTGAAGACCTACCGAAAGCTGAGCTACCCCGAGGCCCTCCAGGCCTGCAAGAAGAACGGTGCCAAGGTGGCCAAGGTGGGCCAGCTCTACGCTGCCTGGAAGATCCAGCTGCTGGACAAATGTGAGGCGGGCTGGGTGGAGGATGGCAGCATTCGCTATCCCATTGTCAACCCCCGGGCACGCTGCGGGGGCCAGGAGCCCGGCGTCCGCAACTTGGGCTTCCCGGACAAGAAGTACAAGCTCTTCGGGGTCTACTGCTACAAGAAGGCCAGCGAGGGGTCCGCCAAGAAGGCCAGCGAGGGGTCCCCCAAGAAGGCCGGCGAGGGGTCCCCCAAGAAGGCCAGCGAGGGGTCCCCCAAGAAGGCCAGCGAGGAGCCGGGCAAGGGGAGGCCTCTCCAGGTGTAA